A section of the bacterium genome encodes:
- a CDS encoding isoprenylcysteine carboxylmethyltransferase family protein, producing the protein HGLGTPAPIFPPRHLVVSGLYRNVRNPMYVAIVSVIAGQGLFFGDLRLLGYGTLVWLGFHVFVLTYEEPKLRATFGAEYDAFCAYVPRWLPRLRPWTGSAP; encoded by the coding sequence TCCATGGGCTGGGTACGCCGGCACCCATTTTCCCGCCGCGTCACCTTGTGGTTAGTGGGCTCTACCGTAATGTCCGAAACCCGATGTACGTTGCGATCGTATCGGTGATCGCTGGACAGGGCTTGTTCTTTGGCGACCTCCGCCTTCTTGGGTACGGGACACTCGTCTGGTTGGGCTTTCACGTGTTTGTCTTGACGTACGAGGAACCGAAGCTGCGAGCAACCTTCGGGGCCGAGTACGATGCCTTCTGCGCTTATGTGCCCCGATGGCTTCCTCGCCTCCGCCCGTGGACTGGGAGCGCACCGTGA
- a CDS encoding helix-turn-helix domain-containing protein, which yields MARHRGRKPTQATAESAPRVRRGPGSLEPFRRALARARRAAGLTQAGLGARVGTTQSAIARLEHGEVAPTVTTLSRLADALGVHFEVLPRSRLVVRETSRGLTLADLRHRRNEILAIAGRHGARHVRVVGSVARGDARRDSDVDFLVEFAPGRTVLDLSGLILDLEEALGRQVDVLEVQRPSEAAERILHEAAPL from the coding sequence ATGGCGCGTCATCGGGGCCGAAAGCCCACCCAGGCAACTGCAGAATCAGCTCCCCGGGTCCGAAGGGGTCCAGGCTCCCTAGAACCCTTCCGTCGCGCGCTCGCCAGGGCCCGCCGCGCCGCCGGACTGACGCAGGCCGGGCTTGGAGCTAGGGTCGGCACCACCCAGTCCGCGATTGCTCGGCTCGAGCACGGCGAGGTCGCCCCAACGGTCACCACCTTGTCTCGGCTCGCGGACGCGCTGGGTGTCCACTTCGAGGTGCTCCCCCGGTCCCGGCTCGTCGTTCGCGAGACGTCGCGTGGGTTGACGCTCGCCGATCTCCGCCACCGCCGAAACGAGATCCTCGCCATTGCGGGGCGGCACGGAGCACGTCATGTTCGCGTGGTCGGTTCCGTGGCCCGAGGGGACGCGAGGCGCGACAGCGATGTCGACTTCCTCGTCGAGTTCGCGCCGGGCCGGACCGTCCTCGACCTCAGCGGGCTCATCCTCGATTTGGAGGAAGCGCTGGGGCGCCAAGTCGATGTGCTCGAAGTGCAGCGCCCATCGGAGGCTGCCGAACGAATCCTGCATGAGGCCGCCCCCCTGTGA
- a CDS encoding HepT-like ribonuclease domain-containing protein: MSRDPRERARLRYIRQSIARIEQYTRGGREAFLSEPIVQDAVLRRLETLTDAIGKLSASLKARHPTIPWRQVYGFRNVAAHAYEEFNLSRVWEIVADYVPVLKSVVDRELGANEIGDTPHA; encoded by the coding sequence GTGAGCCGCGACCCGCGAGAGCGGGCGCGGCTGCGGTACATTCGCCAGAGCATCGCGCGCATCGAGCAGTACACGCGCGGGGGTCGCGAGGCGTTTCTCAGCGAGCCGATCGTCCAGGATGCCGTGCTTCGCCGCCTCGAAACGCTGACGGACGCCATCGGTAAGCTGTCTGCCAGTCTCAAGGCACGGCATCCCACGATCCCGTGGCGGCAGGTGTACGGCTTCCGAAACGTTGCCGCCCACGCGTACGAAGAGTTCAATCTTTCGCGAGTATGGGAAATCGTTGCAGACTATGTGCCTGTGCTCAAGTCGGTTGTTGATCGGGAACTCGGCGCAAACGAAATCGGCGACACACCCCATGCATGA